The genomic window TAGAAGAATTAAGACTGCCAAGGAAGCAGAAGAGATTTTTAGGTATACTTTGTTAGGGCTAATTCCTGCTTTTGAAAATAGTAATATTACGCATAAAGAAAACTCAGAAAATACTGCTTTTAGTGAAACTACCAGACGAGTGATTGTGGAAACTTCTCCTCGTTCAATGATTCACGAATCATTTGGTATGCTTCAGGCTAATTTAAAGTTTATTAGCTTAGATAAAAAAATTCAGACAATCGCAGTTACAAGTTCCATTGCTGGCGAAGGAAAATCCGAAATTGCTGCCAATTTAGCAGCAGTTATAGCTCAGACAGGACGACGAGTATTGTTAATGGATGCAGATATGCGTCGCCCATCTCAACATCACCTATGGAATCTAATCAATTCCATAGGGTTAAGTAATGTTGTGGTAGATCAAGAGTATCTCTCAGACACAGTTCAAGAAGTTACTCCAAGCTTATCTGTATTGACAAGTGGAGTTATACCACCTAATCCTCTGGCTTTGATTGATTCAGAGGCAATGAAGAACCTCATTGATAGGTTGTCCAGAAAATATGACTACATAGTTTTTGATACGCCACCTTTACTTGGTAATGCTGATGCAGCAGTTTTAAGTAAGTTAGCAGATGGAGTTCTAGTAGTAGCAAGAATTGGTTTTGTAGATTCAGCTAGTGTAACTGCTGCCAAGTCTTTATTGTCACGCTCTGAAGTAAATGTTTTGGGTATTGTTGCTAATGATGTCGATATTTCACAAGAACCTAACTACCTTTACTACCACAGTTCATCCTCGGAACAGAGCGTTGCCAAAGTCAGTTCTAATAATACTATTATGAAAACTTAATTCTCAATGATTAATCATACTTAAGGTGATAATAGCAACAAAATATACTTTATCAAGTAAGCAAGAATAAGAGCTTAAATTATGAGTGCATCAATAGAGTTAGAAGGAGATATCAACCAAAAACAACTTCCCCAGTTAAATGTTTGGCAGCAGATTCAAGAGGATTGGATTGCTCATGGACGAGACTGGACTAAACCAGGATTTAGGGCAGTAGCATCTCATCGTTTGGGAGTATGGATAATGGGTATTAAATCCAAGATATTACGCGCACCCTTTAGTCTTCTCTATAAAATGCTATATCGTAAGATTCGTAATACTTATGGTATTGAATTACCTTATACAGTCAAGCTTGGTCGCCGAGTGATTATTGAACATCAAGGAGCGATCATAATTCATGGCTATTGTTCCATAGGTGATGACAGCATTATTCGTCAAGGTGTGACTTTAGGCAACCGTTATCTTGAGCGTCCTTTTGATGCTCCGCAGTTGAGTAAACGGGTTAATGTTGGTGCTGGGGCCAAAATTTTTGGCAATGTGACAGTAGGAGAAGGCGCAAATATCGGTGCTAATGCCGTAGTGCTTGAAGATGTTCCAGCAGGAGCTACTGCTGTTGGTATACCTGCAAGAATAGTTAAGGCTAACAAGAACTAAATTATATCAAATAAAAAAATGACTATTAACCAATGCTTAAATTTATTGACTTATTCGGTCTTATTAGTAAGTGCAGTATGTTTACTAATTTATGAAACTTGGATTCGATTTGACTATAGCGGGATATAGTACTGTACATTCAGAAGTGAACTTTAGTA from Nostoc sp. UHCC 0870 includes these protein-coding regions:
- a CDS encoding serine O-acetyltransferase: MSASIELEGDINQKQLPQLNVWQQIQEDWIAHGRDWTKPGFRAVASHRLGVWIMGIKSKILRAPFSLLYKMLYRKIRNTYGIELPYTVKLGRRVIIEHQGAIIIHGYCSIGDDSIIRQGVTLGNRYLERPFDAPQLSKRVNVGAGAKIFGNVTVGEGANIGANAVVLEDVPAGATAVGIPARIVKANKN